Proteins from one Anthonomus grandis grandis chromosome 8, icAntGran1.3, whole genome shotgun sequence genomic window:
- the LOC126739802 gene encoding putative nuclease HARBI1, whose translation MTYVKVKKTGDPGFQQGVGVDLDVNQSTVSRILASVSKAIYSKRNNWIKFPNTNELLRVVINEGARGERMPRVIGVIDCTHVKITKPSIHGDEYVNRKGVCSINVQATCNTREMFTSVDASWPGSVHDSRIWRNFIVHGIMYNNLHEAALLGDEGYSVVPWLLTPYKNPTTPIQENYNLIHAKERCVVERCFGQLKRRFPMLQYTFRLKTENIPEHIVSAFVLHNIAKYLQDPYHDFDRIEMEVQHPNKLMPEGNQAQIRNQGTQRRNEVAEFLFRNNN comes from the coding sequence GAGATCCTGGATTTCAGCAAGGAGTTGGTGTTGATCTAGACGTCAATCAAAGCACTGTTTCCAGAATCTTAGCCTCGGtatctaaagcaatttattcaaaaagaaacaattggATAAAGTTCCCCAACACTAACGAATTGCTTAGAGTTGTTATTAATGAGGGAGCACGTGGGGAGCGAATGCCCAGGGTTATAGGTGTTATTGACTGTACccatgtaaaaataacaaaaccatcTATTCACGGTGATGAATACGTGAACAGAAAAGGGGTATgctcaataaatgttcaagctACTTGTAATACCCGAGAAATGTTTACAAGTGTGGATGCATCTTGGCCAGGCTCCGTACACGATAGTCGAATTTGGCGAAACTTCATAGTGCATggaattatgtataataatctGCACGAAGCAGCTTTATTAGGTGATGAAGGATATAGTGTTGTCCCGTGGTTATTGACACCATATAAAAATCCAACTACACCAattcaagaaaattataatttaatccatGCAAAGGAACGATGTGTCGTAGAGCGCTGCTTTGGTCAGTTAAAACGGCGTTTTCCAATGCTCCAGTATACTTTTCGcctaaaaactgaaaacattccAGAACATATTGTGAGTGCATTTGTACTTCAcaatatagctaaatatctaCAAGATCCGTACCATGATTTTGATCGAATTGAGATGGAAGTTCAGCATCCCAATAAACTAATGCCAGAGGGTAATCAAGCACAAATTCGAAATCAAGGTACACAGCGCAGAAATGAAGTTGCTGAGTTTTTATTTCGTAATAATAACTAA